DNA from Gammaproteobacteria bacterium:
TGCAAAATACGGCATCAAATGCTTTGTTGGTGGGCTTTAAGTTACGGATTCAGGTGAAAGGGAAACCGGAGTCCAGTTTTACCAGTTGACCACCGGTAACCGCTGTACCATTAAAGGTGCCATCGGCAGCGTGGTAAAGATTGTAGCGCCAGATATGTTCATCCAGGCTGGTGCGTGAGGTACAGGCATAGCTGTCGATGCCGCTGACGCCGTCATCATCTTTGCCGCGTAAAAAATTATCGGCATTAAAGGCAATGGCAAAGTCAGTTTGGCGGGATTCACCTGGATCAATGGTGTTGTTCATGTCCTGATCAAAACCCTCATTGCTTGAGGTGTGGGCAACACCACCGGTGCTGCTCGTGTCATCCAGCACCACATTGGCTTTTTGCGTCATGGTGAAGTCAGTAATCATGGCGTTAACCGCATTACCACCCACATTAATAAACTGGAATTGCGGCTGACCCAGGCTATTGTCCACAGTCTGCAGTGTTCCAGCCATGGTGGTTTCAAAGCTACCCGGCGTACCGCCGAATAGAGCGGCATCCACAATTCCAGCAAAATTCATGACAAAGCTGCCAAATGGCCGGGTAGCGCTAACACCTTCACTGACTGTCACTTCCACCAAAATATTTTGTCCGTCCATCGGATCCGTGGCATTGGCCGTACCCGGCACCCAGATTTTGACAATCTGTGGTGAGCTGTTGTCGGCGCGTGTGGAATTGATTGTCCACTTGTTGAATTTGGCCGTTTGCTCGCTGCTACCGGATCCTGTTGATTGCCCGCCACCGGTACCACCGCTGGATTTATTCCCACCGGTTTCACACTTATCTTCATTAACCAGCGCGATATAGGCACCCTGGTTCACCATCGCGGTGGCACGTGTCTGTTCCATTACGCAGAGGATCATATTCACCGTCTGTAGTGATTCCATGGATGCATCGTAAATATGTACCTGGGCTACATCGGAGGAATAATCGGTGCCGGCATCATTAAACAGTGCTGCAGCTACAGTACCGCTTCCGGAGTCATCCGGACTGGCGACCACGCTGAGGTTGGAGGGCATTTCCAGTCCAGTAACGGTATCGCTGCCACCTCCACCACCGCCACCGCCACAGGCGGCTAATATCGAGGTTAATGCTACAAGGGGAAAAATCTTATTCATTGTTATGATCCTTATTTGTCAGTCAGAGACGGTTTAAAAAAGGCGGCTGTTTCCCGTTGGAAAAAGCTCTGTTTTCCCCTTGCCGCTGGATTCAAGAGAATCACTGCCGGGATGTGTGGAGTTAAGGTTGAGTTTGTAAGGCGATCTGCATGTTTTGTTTTTTCGGCCAGATAATTTATTTCTTTAGAAATTGGCCACGATAAATTTCGAAGTTAATGATTTACAGGCCAGGCCCAATGGAGGCATCGACTGGTTGTGGGATCAACGACAGGATTTGGCGGAGGTGTTGTGACTGGATCCGCGGTTAAGCCACTGATTCAGGTGATAGGCAAAACCCGAGTCAAAACCCGGGTCAGAGCAATTGTTTCTAATATTCCCCGTTGCCGCAGGCCGGCACCGAACAGCGGGATAAACACCGCTAGTCCATACTGCTACTGCCTGTTACTACGCGCAGGGTTATTGCCGGGCTATTGATGCATCGGATAGTCCGTGTAACCGGTGGCGTCACCGCCGTAGAAGGTGGCCTGATCCGGTTCATTGAGCGGCAGGCCTTCCCGGAAACGGCGCACCAGGTCGGGGTTGGCGAGAAACGGTACGCCGAACGACACCAGATCCGCGTCGCCCTGGCGGATGGCCTGCTCGGCCCGCGCCTGGTCATAGCCATTGTTGGCCATGTACGGGCCACTGAAGCGCTCGCGCAGGGCGCGGTAGTCCAGGCTGCCGCGCTTGCTCATCATGTCCCCCTCCAGCACATGCAGGTAGGCCAGGCCGCGGCCACTGAGCTGCTCGATGAAGTAGGCGAAGTGGGATTGCGGGTCGGAGTCGGACATGTCGTTGAAGCTGTTCTCCGGGGTGAGGCGCACCGCTACCCGTTGGGCCGGCCACACCTGACACACCGCATCCAGCACCTCGTTGAGCAGGCGCATGCGGTTCTCCACGCTGCCGCCGTAGCGGTCGTCACGCCGGTTGGTGCCGTCGCGCAGGAACTGATCGATCAGGTAGCCATTGGCGCCGTGCACCTCGATACCGTCGAAACCGGCGCGCCGGGCCATCTCCGCGGCGTGCCGGTATTGGGCGACGATGGTGGGGATCTCCCCGGTGTCCAGGGCGCGGGGTTCCACAAACGGCTGCGGGCCGCTGGCGGTAAACGCCTCGCCCGCGGGGCGCAGGGCGGAGGGCGCCACCGGGGTGGCATGGTCCGGCAGCAGGCTGGGGTGGGAGATGCGTCCGCAGTACCATAACTGGATAAAGATATGCCCGTTTTCCTTGTGCACGGCATTAACCACCTCGCGCCAGCCGGCCACCTGCGCCTCGCTATGGATCCCCGGCGTGGCCGGATAACCGACGCCCCCGGGCGAGACCTGTGAGGCCTCGGTGATCAGCAGCCCGGCCGTGGCCCGCTGTTGATAGTAGGTCGCCGCCAGCGGATTGGGCACGTTGCCCTCAATCGCCCGGTTGCGGGTCATGGGCGCCATCACCATGCGGTTGGGCAGGATCAGGTCGCCTATGGGAATCGGTGTAAACAGGTCGGTGGACATTGTTGCTCCTTATGTTCGGCAAATTCTGCTGTGCATTGATGGACCTGGAGAGGTCCTGGTTGATGGGGGCGTCACTGCCCGTTCCGGCTGGCGCGCCGTGGCCATACAGCCGCGTGTTGTTGCATTGTTGTTGAATTATGGACCCCTTATGGCGTCGGTGACGCGCCCACCACCAACTGCTTGCGGGATTAGATTCCTTCATGAAGCGCCTACGCCTGGATGTCCGTGCACTGCCGCGCGCGTCCTGGGCAAGACACGTACTCTCGAGCGGGGTCAGGTTTTGTTCACAGGCCTTCAGCCGCGCCCCATGAACATTACAAACCTGAAAACGAAAGAGGGCAAATCAGGCCCCCTGGGTGGGCTTGCCCTCCCAGGCAAACGGGCTCATGGCCGCATCGAGCGGGGTCTGTGCGATGTGGTTGAAGTAGTTGCTCAGGGTCTTCATGCCTACGGCCAGAACCACGTCACCCACCTGCTGCATGTCAAAGCCGGCGTCGAGAAATTGCTGGATATCCGCCTCGCTCAGCCAGCCACGCTTGTCCACCATTTTGGCGGTGAAGGTGCGCAGGGCCTCCAGGCGGGGATCGGCGATGGGTCGATCATCCCGCAGCGCCTCCACTGCATCGGCTGGCACCTGGACCAGGTTCGCGACCATGGAGTGCGCGGCGACACAGTAGTCACAGCCGTTGTAGCGGCTCACCGCCAGCAGGGCGACCTGTTGCTCCTGCGGGCTCAGGCTGCTGCCGGCATAGAGGCCGGAGAGGCTGAGATAGCCCGCGGCCAGGGCGGGTGAGTTGGCCATGCCGCTGATCAGGTTGGGGACGAAGCCGAAGGTCTGTTTGGCCTGTGCCATGCTCGGCAGGGCCTTTTCGGGGGCCGTCGTTTCATCGTGAAAGGTGAATGTTGTCATGGGGTTTCCTCCTGGGTGGGGTGGTGTAGTGGGCCAATGCCGAGGCAGTATGGCAATTATTGAACGTTCGTTCAAGTATGGTATTATCGCGCCCATTGTCGACCGACCCCGAGAGACCCCGATGCCACGTCCCATTGAATTTGATCGTGATGACACCCTGCGCCGCGCCATGACCGTGTTCTGGCGCCAGGGCTACCACGCCACCTCGATCAGGGATCTGATCGCCGCTACCCAGCTGCAGCCGGGCAGCCTGTACGGCGCCTTTCGGAACAAGCGCAGCCTGTTTATCGCGGCACTGGATGCCTACTTTGCCGGCATCCGTGAGCGGATACAGGCGTGTCTGCACACGCAGCACTCGCCGCTGGGGCAGTTGCGGGTATTTTTTGACCGGCTGATCGATGAGGCGGTGGCTGATGCGGACAGCAAGGGTTGCCTGCTGGTCAACACCCTGCTGGAGATGCCGGCGGAGGATGCGGAGATCAACCAGCGGGTCTGCGCCATGTTTACCGAGGTGGAGGCGGAGTTTGAGCGCGTGCTGCGCGAGGCCCGGGATCGCGGGGAGCTGGCCGCCGACAGGGACCCCGTGGCCCTGGCCCGCCTGCTGATTGTCGGTATCTACGGTCTGCGGGTCTATCACAAGACCCGCCCCGGCGCGGCCTGTCTGCACGAGATCGTCGACGGCCTGTTCACGGCCCTGGGTGTGACAGGGCCGCTGGACGCGGCACCCGGCGCATCCCGTTAAACACGGCGGCGTGGTGTGGCAGCCGCCGCGCTGCGGCTCTCAGTCACCAAAGGCACATCAAACTCTCGCTCATAGAAGTCTATTCATAGTTATTTGAACCGGTTTTGCTTTCAGGCAGGCCTGCTGACAGCAATTTTCGGTTACCTTGACGATCGTGCGATACTGGCTGGCGCACAATCATACGATCAACACGGATATTTATGTTTGGCATTGCTGGTTCTATTTCTTCGCTACTATTGAGTACAGCCATTCTGCTGCTGGGCATGGGCCTGCAGGGTACCCTGCTGGGTCTGCGTGCCGGTGTGGAAGGCTACTCGATGACCATGACCGGCATCGTCATGTCGTCGTATTTCATCGGCTTTGCAGTGGGCAGCATTTACTGTCCCCGACTCATTCGGCAGTACGGGCATATTCGCGCCTACGCCGCCATGGCAACGCTGTCCTCGGCGGTAGCCGTAGCCTTTATCCTGAACACCGATACCTGGTTCTGGATTCTGCTGAGAATTATCAGCGGCTTCTGCATCGTGGGGATGTACATGGTGATCGAGAGCTGGCTCAACGTGCTGGCGAGCAACGCCCTGCGCGGTCGCTTCTTTGGCATCTACATGGTGATCACCCTGCTGGCCATGGCGTGCGGTCAGCACCTGCTGCGGTTGGGCGAGGTGGCCAGTTTCGAGCTGTTCGCCATCACCACGATTCTGATTTCCCTGGCGGTGCTGCCGGTGGTGCTGACCCGCATCACCGAACCAAAAATAGCGACCCCCAAAAGGCTCAGCCTGAGACGCCTGTATGGCATCTCGCCGCTGGGCGTTGTGGGCACCCTGTCGGCCGGTCTGATCACCGGTTCCATCTGGGGTATGGGCGCGCTGTATGCGGCCCGCATCGGGCTGGATAATATCGGCATCGCCTGGTTGATGAGCGCCATCATCATTGGTGGCGCCACGCTGCAATGGCCGCTGGGCATCTTGTCGGATGTGATGGATCGACGCCGGGTAATCAGCCTGTGCTGCTTTTCCGGCGCCGCGATGGCCGTGTTGAACAGTCTGGTGAGCATCGATACCGGCTGGCTGTTTTACGGTGTATCGTTCGTTTTTGGCGGTTTTGCCTTTACCCTCTATGCCCTGAGCGCGGCCCATGTGAATGACCGCATCGATTCGGATCAAAGCCTGGAGGCGGCCCAGGGCCTGTTGCAGCTGTATGGTATCGGCGCAATTCTCGGGCCGTTGGTCGCCAGTCAGGCGCTGGAACATTTCGGCCCCCGCGGCATGCTGATTCTGTTTGCGCTGATCATGGGCTTTCTCGGCCTGTTTACCCTGCACCGCATGCACAACCGCAGCGCACCCCCGGTCGAGGAACAGAATGAGTTTATCCCCCTGGCCCGCACCTCGCCCATCGCGCTGGAGCTGAGCCCGCTGGCTGAGCCGGCGGACAGCCCCGAAAAGCCCTGAAACCGACAGACGCCTAAAGACCGTATATCTGTGCACACACCCATGAATTTTGGGGCTGCGGGGAGTATAGTTTGCCCGCATCACATCCTTCTGAGGAATATTCAGCAGTTATGAAAAGTTTTATCTCATTTGCGAAAAATGAAGAACTTAGAACTTGAAGAGATGCTTAAAATCACTAGCGATGTAACAAAGTCAAATTTTGGAACAGAAAACCTAATAAAACTTTATAAACAGGACACTATTCCTGTTTTAAATTTATGTGATTCAATTTCTGAGGGTGGCGATGTAATCCATGTCAATGAAAAGCAATCACCAACAGGTCCAGGATGGGTGTTTCGCAAAGTTTATTACTATGGTGAGGGTAAATCAATAATGCTTAAATTTGTAGTTTTAAAAGAGAACGGCCGCATTGCAGTAACCACTTTTGGCCTCGCTAAATAATGCCTAAAGAATAGATAGCGTGACAAGGGGTATCGTTAATCAAACTGTTATGAGTCAAAAGAATGGAAATAGTTGAGAATAAAAGTAACTATTTAAATGACTTCATCCGTTTGAATGAAGCGTGGATCTCTAAATATTTTCAAATTGAGGAAATAGATCGGGAGCTTGCCGCAAATCCACAGAAAATAATTGAAGGTGGTGGTTATATATTCAGCCTTATCGAAAACAATAAGGTTATCGGTGTTTGTGCGCTATTCAATGAAGGCAACGGTATATATGAGCTTGCACGAATGACTATTCAAAAAGAACACCGTGGCAATGGTTATGGAGGTAAACTATTAGAAGCATGCATTAACAAACTGCGACAAATTGGTGCAAGAGAAGTATATCTTGTCTCGAATACAATGTTAAAGTCAGCCATTTCACTATATGAAAAATATGGATTCAAAACCACGAATATTGGGCAACATCCAGTTTACGCTAGGGCAAACATTACTATGGCGAAACAAATCTCATAAAAAATAAATAACAAGACAAGGGGTCTCGTTAATCAAATAGTTAGCCTTGTAGTAGATTTTTCCACAATGAAGATTTCAACAAAAATTACAAACCAAGGAATAACAATCAGTTTCGGTGAACAGCCACACGAGCGCCTGACACCGTTACCTTCGGCAAATCAAGAAAATCCGAAACGCTATTATGTATATGGCCATTACGACAAGCGAGGCATTCCTTTCTATATCGGAAAGGGAATCAAGCGCCGTGCTTGGGACGAAGATCGACATTTTCTTTGGCGCCGATACGTAGAAAAGCATCTCAACGGCGAGTACAAAGTTGTTATTCTGGTAGATGATCTTAAATCTGCACAGGCCGAGGAATTAGAAAGCGAGTGGATAGCACAAGAGTCAGAAACGTTAGTAAATTGGATAAATTTCGGTCGAAAAACAGACTTTTCCGCCCTGGATACCTTCCACAAGTTGCGTAATGTTAATCGGGAGCTATTGGGAGCGGCCCGCGAACAAGAGCAGTCAAAACCAGATGAAGCAATAAAATTATATATTAAGGCATTGGTAAATATCGAAGCCTACGCGACTATACAACCGGAAATGGGTTTGGTTGGTCAACTCATCGACGAAGAACGGCAAGAAAACGGTATTGGTGGAGAATTATCAATCCTAGATAGGCTTACACTGTGCCTAATCTGCGCAGACCGACAAACAGAGGCATCAGAAATAACAGGACAATATTTTGCAAAGTACCAAGCTGACGAAGAACTTAGTGCTGCGATACGAATAAAGAATCGAGTAGAAAAGGCGATAAAAAAGAATAGCTAACCAGCGCGTAAACATGGACACATTTTTCGGTCGCTGCGAGTCCTGTAAATGCGCCAGTTACGCTTTTCGTTAATGGCTGCTTTTCCATCATCATGAGCAAGATAGACGACCGGGTTGCGCCAATTAGTGGCAGTTTATCCCCACATGGCTGAATCGCAGCAACCCCTACAAATCCAATGTTACCAGAATATCTGTAAATAGCTCCTCTGGCCTGAAGCGAATATATTATCATTACGGCAACCATGGTTGTCCGGTTCCAAGGATTGATAGTTTCGTAGACCTAAAGCCCGTACATCACCGGCAGCACCCACGACAGGGTCAGCCAGACGATGAGGGTCAGCGGGACGCCGACCCGCACAAAATCCATGAAGGTATAACCGCCGGCGTTCATCACCAGCAGGTTGGTCTTGTAGGCCATGGGTGTGGCAAAGCTCATGTTGGCGCCAAACAGCACCGCTAGCACGAAGGGCTCGGGCGGCAGGTTGAGTTGCTGGGCGATGCTGATCGCGATCGGGGTGCCGATCACCGCTGAGGCATTGTTGGAGACGATGTTGGTCAGCACGGCGATCACCAGCATTAGCCCGCTGAGGATAACGGTCGGCGAGGCGCCCTCGCTGAGACTCACAAATAACTGCGCCAGATAACCCGCGCCACCGGTCTTGAGCAGGGCCGAGCCCAGCGCCAGGCTCGCCACCACAATCAGGATCACCGGCGTGCTCAGGGCCTGGGCTGCATCACGCCAGCTCAGGCAGCGGCTGACGATCATCAGCAGCACGCCGGCCACCGCGCTGATGGCGATAGGCAGAATGCCCAGCGCGGCCACCGCCACAATCGATACCATGATCAGCAGCGCCAGCGGCGCGCGTTTGCTGACGGGCAGATCGCTGGTGGCGTCCAGCACCAGAAATTCACCGCTGCGTTTGACCTCGGCGATCTGCTCACGATTGCCCTGCACCAGTAGCACATCGCCGATGCCCAGGCGCACGTCGCCCACATCCTCGCGCAGGGTGCGTGACTCCCGACCAGCGCGATGCAGGGCCAGGGTTACTAACTGGTAATAGTCAGCAAAGCGCTGGCGCGAGAGGGTGCT
Protein-coding regions in this window:
- a CDS encoding alkene reductase codes for the protein MSTDLFTPIPIGDLILPNRMVMAPMTRNRAIEGNVPNPLAATYYQQRATAGLLITEASQVSPGGVGYPATPGIHSEAQVAGWREVVNAVHKENGHIFIQLWYCGRISHPSLLPDHATPVAPSALRPAGEAFTASGPQPFVEPRALDTGEIPTIVAQYRHAAEMARRAGFDGIEVHGANGYLIDQFLRDGTNRRDDRYGGSVENRMRLLNEVLDAVCQVWPAQRVAVRLTPENSFNDMSDSDPQSHFAYFIEQLSGRGLAYLHVLEGDMMSKRGSLDYRALRERFSGPYMANNGYDQARAEQAIRQGDADLVSFGVPFLANPDLVRRFREGLPLNEPDQATFYGGDATGYTDYPMHQ
- a CDS encoding carboxymuconolactone decarboxylase family protein, giving the protein MTTFTFHDETTAPEKALPSMAQAKQTFGFVPNLISGMANSPALAAGYLSLSGLYAGSSLSPQEQQVALLAVSRYNGCDYCVAAHSMVANLVQVPADAVEALRDDRPIADPRLEALRTFTAKMVDKRGWLSEADIQQFLDAGFDMQQVGDVVLAVGMKTLSNYFNHIAQTPLDAAMSPFAWEGKPTQGA
- a CDS encoding TetR family transcriptional regulator C-terminal domain-containing protein translates to MPRPIEFDRDDTLRRAMTVFWRQGYHATSIRDLIAATQLQPGSLYGAFRNKRSLFIAALDAYFAGIRERIQACLHTQHSPLGQLRVFFDRLIDEAVADADSKGCLLVNTLLEMPAEDAEINQRVCAMFTEVEAEFERVLREARDRGELAADRDPVALARLLIVGIYGLRVYHKTRPGAACLHEIVDGLFTALGVTGPLDAAPGASR
- a CDS encoding MFS transporter produces the protein MFGIAGSISSLLLSTAILLLGMGLQGTLLGLRAGVEGYSMTMTGIVMSSYFIGFAVGSIYCPRLIRQYGHIRAYAAMATLSSAVAVAFILNTDTWFWILLRIISGFCIVGMYMVIESWLNVLASNALRGRFFGIYMVITLLAMACGQHLLRLGEVASFELFAITTILISLAVLPVVLTRITEPKIATPKRLSLRRLYGISPLGVVGTLSAGLITGSIWGMGALYAARIGLDNIGIAWLMSAIIIGGATLQWPLGILSDVMDRRRVISLCCFSGAAMAVLNSLVSIDTGWLFYGVSFVFGGFAFTLYALSAAHVNDRIDSDQSLEAAQGLLQLYGIGAILGPLVASQALEHFGPRGMLILFALIMGFLGLFTLHRMHNRSAPPVEEQNEFIPLARTSPIALELSPLAEPADSPEKP
- a CDS encoding GNAT family N-acetyltransferase; translated protein: MEIVENKSNYLNDFIRLNEAWISKYFQIEEIDRELAANPQKIIEGGGYIFSLIENNKVIGVCALFNEGNGIYELARMTIQKEHRGNGYGGKLLEACINKLRQIGAREVYLVSNTMLKSAISLYEKYGFKTTNIGQHPVYARANITMAKQIS